A window of Rhododendron vialii isolate Sample 1 chromosome 11a, ASM3025357v1 contains these coding sequences:
- the LOC131306321 gene encoding glutathione S-transferase zeta class-like isoform X2 — MAGSVEEQKKLKLYSYFRSTCSHRVRIVLKLKGLEYEYKAVNLLKGEHFSPEFTKLNPIGYVPVLVDEDIVVSDSFAILLYLEEKYPQHPLLPRDLQRRAINYQKYIAEKVNPDEQYVWARNHIGKGFAALEKLLHDYAGKYATGDEVYLADCFIAPQLYIAINWFSLDMTPYPLLSRLNEAYNQLPAFVDSAPENQPDTPV, encoded by the exons ATg GCGGGTAGCGTGGAGGAGCAAAAGAAGCTCAAGCTATATTCTTACTTCCGGAGTACTTGCTCTCACCGAGTTCGGATTGTTCTCAAATTGAAAG GCCTGGAGTATGAATACAAAGCAGTTAATTTGCTGAAAGGGGAGCACTTCAGTCCTG AGTTTACAAAGCTCAATCCAATTGGTTATGTGCCGGTGTTGGTGGATGAGGACATTGTAGTTTCCGACTCTTTTGCAATCTTGTTG TATCTGGAAGAGAAATATCCTCAACATCCGCTGTTGCCTCGTGATCTTCAGAGAAGAGCAATCAACTACCAG AAGTATATTGCGGAGAAAGTTAATCCAGATGAGCAGTATGTTTGGGCTAGGAATCATATTGGGAAAGGTTTTGCAG CACTTGAGAAGTTATTACATGACTATGCTGGGAAATATGCCACTGGAGATGAAGTCTATCTG GCAGATTGCTTTATAGCACCTCAGCTTTATATAGCAATCAATTGGTTCAGTCTTGATATG ACTCCGTATCCACTTCTGTCTAGGTTGAATGAGGCATACAATCAGCTACCTGCCTTTGTAGATTCTGCGCCAGAAAACCAGCCGGATACACCAGTTTAG
- the LOC131306321 gene encoding glutathione S-transferase 2-like isoform X1 encodes MAGSVEEQKKLKLYSYFRSTCSHRVRIVLKLKGLEYEYKAVNLLKGEHFSPEFTKLNPIGYVPVLVDEDIVVSDSFAILLYLEEKYPQHPLLPRDLQRRAINYQAANIVSSSIQPFQNICVLKYIAEKVNPDEQYVWARNHIGKGFAALEKLLHDYAGKYATGDEVYLADCFIAPQLYIAINWFSLDMTPYPLLSRLNEAYNQLPAFVDSAPENQPDTPV; translated from the exons ATg GCGGGTAGCGTGGAGGAGCAAAAGAAGCTCAAGCTATATTCTTACTTCCGGAGTACTTGCTCTCACCGAGTTCGGATTGTTCTCAAATTGAAAG GCCTGGAGTATGAATACAAAGCAGTTAATTTGCTGAAAGGGGAGCACTTCAGTCCTG AGTTTACAAAGCTCAATCCAATTGGTTATGTGCCGGTGTTGGTGGATGAGGACATTGTAGTTTCCGACTCTTTTGCAATCTTGTTG TATCTGGAAGAGAAATATCCTCAACATCCGCTGTTGCCTCGTGATCTTCAGAGAAGAGCAATCAACTACCAG GCTGCAAATATTGTTTCTTCAAGTATACAGCCTTTTCAGAACATATGTGTGCTG AAGTATATTGCGGAGAAAGTTAATCCAGATGAGCAGTATGTTTGGGCTAGGAATCATATTGGGAAAGGTTTTGCAG CACTTGAGAAGTTATTACATGACTATGCTGGGAAATATGCCACTGGAGATGAAGTCTATCTG GCAGATTGCTTTATAGCACCTCAGCTTTATATAGCAATCAATTGGTTCAGTCTTGATATG ACTCCGTATCCACTTCTGTCTAGGTTGAATGAGGCATACAATCAGCTACCTGCCTTTGTAGATTCTGCGCCAGAAAACCAGCCGGATACACCAGTTTAG
- the LOC131306321 gene encoding glutathione S-transferase 2-like isoform X3, producing the protein MAGSVEEQKKLKLYSYFRSTCSHRVRIVLKLKGLEYEYKAVNLLKGEHFSPEFTKLNPIGYVPVLVDEDIVVSDSFAILLYLEEKYPQHPLLPRDLQRRAINYQAANIVSSSIQPFQNICVLVSNGAGSILRRKLIQMSSMFGLGIILGKVLQHLRSYYMTMLGNMPLEMKSIWLNEAYNQLPAFVDSAPENQPDTPV; encoded by the exons ATg GCGGGTAGCGTGGAGGAGCAAAAGAAGCTCAAGCTATATTCTTACTTCCGGAGTACTTGCTCTCACCGAGTTCGGATTGTTCTCAAATTGAAAG GCCTGGAGTATGAATACAAAGCAGTTAATTTGCTGAAAGGGGAGCACTTCAGTCCTG AGTTTACAAAGCTCAATCCAATTGGTTATGTGCCGGTGTTGGTGGATGAGGACATTGTAGTTTCCGACTCTTTTGCAATCTTGTTG TATCTGGAAGAGAAATATCCTCAACATCCGCTGTTGCCTCGTGATCTTCAGAGAAGAGCAATCAACTACCAG GCTGCAAATATTGTTTCTTCAAGTATACAGCCTTTTCAGAACATATGTGTGCTGGTGAGTAATGGAGCTGG AAGTATATTGCGGAGAAAGTTAATCCAGATGAGCAGTATGTTTGGGCTAGGAATCATATTGGGAAAGGTTTTGCAG CACTTGAGAAGTTATTACATGACTATGCTGGGAAATATGCCACTGGAGATGAAGTCTATCTG GTTGAATGAGGCATACAATCAGCTACCTGCCTTTGTAGATTCTGCGCCAGAAAACCAGCCGGATACACCAGTTTAG
- the LOC131306321 gene encoding glutathione S-transferase 2-like isoform X4: protein MAGSVEEQKKLKLYSYFRSTCSHRVRIVLKLKGLEYEYKAVNLLKGEHFSPEFTKLNPIGYVPVLVDEDIVVSDSFAILLYLEEKYPQHPLLPRDLQRRAINYQAANIVSSSIQPFQNICVLVSNGAGSILRRKLIQMSSMFGLGIILGKVLQHLRSYYMTMLGNMPLEMKSIWQIAL, encoded by the exons ATg GCGGGTAGCGTGGAGGAGCAAAAGAAGCTCAAGCTATATTCTTACTTCCGGAGTACTTGCTCTCACCGAGTTCGGATTGTTCTCAAATTGAAAG GCCTGGAGTATGAATACAAAGCAGTTAATTTGCTGAAAGGGGAGCACTTCAGTCCTG AGTTTACAAAGCTCAATCCAATTGGTTATGTGCCGGTGTTGGTGGATGAGGACATTGTAGTTTCCGACTCTTTTGCAATCTTGTTG TATCTGGAAGAGAAATATCCTCAACATCCGCTGTTGCCTCGTGATCTTCAGAGAAGAGCAATCAACTACCAG GCTGCAAATATTGTTTCTTCAAGTATACAGCCTTTTCAGAACATATGTGTGCTGGTGAGTAATGGAGCTGG AAGTATATTGCGGAGAAAGTTAATCCAGATGAGCAGTATGTTTGGGCTAGGAATCATATTGGGAAAGGTTTTGCAG CACTTGAGAAGTTATTACATGACTATGCTGGGAAATATGCCACTGGAGATGAAGTCTATCTG GCAGATTGCTTTATAG